ataaaaaaaaatgtattaaataaataaatttgagtttgctattcacaaaaCGTATTGCCCGATGTGAACCacgcctcaaacaaaagagaatTACAATTAAGAATTGTtaacttgcataaagctggaaagggttacaaaagtatctctaaaagccttgatgttcatcagtccatgggGATTAAAATATGACAAAACGCATCAtgacaagagacaacactacataagagactgaagacaacatagcaaggcagcaacacaacatggtagcagcacaaaacatggtacaaacattattgggcagagACAAAgttcaagaaggtagagacaacaatacatcatacaaaacaacaacaactgtcagcaagagtgtccatgattgagtctttgaagaGATTCAGATAAtagtccagtttgagtgtttgttgcagctcattcttcttaaaaatggaagaagtttggaatcaccaagactcttcctagagctagccgctAGAccgaactgagcaatcaggggagaagggccgggtcagggaggtgacagagAAGCCCCAGAGTTCATTTGTGGagaatctctgcagcactccaccaatcaggcctttatggtagagtggccagacaagccactcctcagtaaaaggcacacagcAACCAGCTTGGAGATGGCCaacaggcacctaaaggactctcagaccatgagaaacaagattctctggtctgatgaaaccaacatttacatgttttggcctgaatgccaagcatcacgtctggagaaaacttggcactgctcatcacctggccaataccatccctacggtgaagcatggtggtggctgcatcatgctgtggggatgttttttagcggcaaaTATTGAGAGactgtcaggatcgagggaaagacgaacagagccaagtacagagagatccttgaagaaaacctgctctagagcgctcaggatctcagactcgGGCGAAGGTTCAACAtccaacgaccctaagcacacagccaagacaacgcaggtgtggcttcaggacaagtatctgaatgtccttgagtggcccagccagatcacaaacttgaacccgatctaacaacTTTCTAGAGATCCctcaaaatagctgtgcagcaacgctctccatccaacttgACCGGATCTGCATAGAATGGGAGAAAATCTCCAAATACAGATATGTCAAGCTTGAAGTGTCATAAGCGGCTGTAAtagctgctaaaggtgcttcaacaaaagtacagagtaaaagggtctgaaaatgtatgtacgcGATTTTAaaattttataaatttgcaaaaaggTCTAAAACctttttatttttcattatggggtattgtgtatattgAGAGGGGGAAAAACTAATGAATCCTTTTTGGAAAGGCTGGAACGTAACAAtgtaaaagggaaggggtctgaatacactcTGTTCTGGGTGCCCAACTTCTTTATTTTTGCCTAGGACACGCCTTAATGACTAGCCCTATAAAATCTGTCAGGGACTGTCAGTGTACCTGGTTGATGGATCATGTAGTGTATCCAGCCTTGACTCTGCTGGACGCCCAGGTTCCTCCACTCAGTCTCTGACATCAGATGGGTCTTGGGCACACGCTTGGCAATGTCCTTGGGCAGCATCACATGCCTACAGACAGAAATGGAATGATACTTTACAGAGTCACGTTGTGTCAACATCACAGGGCTGGGAAGGAAGATAGCTGCCAAGCAAGACGTGTCAGT
This genomic window from Oncorhynchus clarkii lewisi isolate Uvic-CL-2024 chromosome 32, UVic_Ocla_1.0, whole genome shotgun sequence contains:
- the LOC139391842 gene encoding cyclin-dependent kinases regulatory subunit 1, which produces MSQKQIYYSDKYDDEKFEYRHVMLPKDIAKRVPKTHLMSETEWRNLGVQQSQGWIHYMIHQPEPHILLFRRPLPAA